A region from the Natronomonas salsuginis genome encodes:
- a CDS encoding bacterio-opsin activator domain-containing protein: MSKGKLGMSGIEALQATPDLACIVDRSGRLLWWNGRFETVTGYEADTLADGDVFDLVTPDDETVVRTAIDRIDEESPGRTVAIDVLTKDGDRRPYEFSGRPIETARGSGIICIGRELTGRDKREIEIRRQRDELETLNRISETVYEVIHAVIEAADRDELEAAVCEGLVSSDLYQSVWIGRNEPNSEIEPTTGVGPSDDFLSRVESINELDWERPAQRALRTGMTQTVREIPDSELPEEIKDITDDFEIRSAICVPVRYNETPLGVLVVYSTRSRAFNERERAAFERLGEIIGFGIHVIRTQRVVLAETATELTLRTEKLETLLGELSLEATGECTYEWSQSTGVGTYRHLITVRGLEPDRVLEIARSRPDVEEISHVSGDGEEGIYEFVLTNPLIEQFFDAGAVLASITAQDGVATFVVESPGDADTRTFVEMAQSRYDATLVSKHDLDRPVRTAGEFWKTVSDRLTERQRTALRHAHLRGYFSWPRDATAEEIASSMGISSPTFHYHIRNAQRALVEAYFDNLED; this comes from the coding sequence ATGTCAAAGGGGAAGCTGGGGATGTCGGGGATCGAAGCGCTCCAAGCCACGCCTGATCTGGCGTGTATCGTCGATCGTAGCGGACGGTTGCTGTGGTGGAACGGCCGTTTTGAGACGGTGACTGGCTACGAGGCGGACACGCTAGCCGACGGCGACGTCTTCGATCTCGTCACACCGGATGACGAAACGGTCGTCCGCACCGCCATCGACCGGATCGACGAGGAATCGCCGGGTCGAACGGTCGCGATCGACGTTCTCACGAAGGACGGCGACCGACGACCGTACGAGTTCAGCGGACGACCCATCGAGACCGCTCGCGGCTCGGGAATCATCTGCATCGGTCGTGAACTCACCGGCCGAGACAAGCGCGAAATCGAGATACGTCGACAAAGGGACGAACTCGAGACGCTGAACCGGATCAGCGAAACCGTGTACGAGGTAATACACGCGGTGATCGAGGCTGCGGACCGTGACGAACTCGAGGCGGCCGTCTGTGAGGGCCTCGTCTCGTCGGATCTATACCAGTCCGTTTGGATCGGTCGAAACGAACCCAATTCGGAGATCGAACCCACCACGGGCGTGGGTCCGTCGGACGATTTTCTCTCCCGAGTGGAATCGATCAACGAACTCGACTGGGAACGTCCAGCACAGAGGGCACTCCGGACGGGGATGACCCAGACCGTGCGGGAGATCCCGGATAGTGAGCTGCCGGAGGAAATAAAGGATATCACGGACGACTTCGAGATCAGGTCGGCGATCTGCGTTCCGGTCAGGTACAATGAGACGCCCCTCGGCGTGCTCGTTGTCTACTCGACCCGGTCGCGTGCGTTCAACGAGCGCGAACGGGCCGCGTTCGAACGGCTCGGAGAGATCATCGGCTTCGGCATTCACGTCATTCGGACACAACGGGTGGTGCTCGCCGAGACGGCGACGGAGCTGACGCTTCGGACCGAAAAGCTGGAGACGCTTCTCGGGGAACTGTCGTTGGAGGCGACGGGCGAGTGTACGTACGAGTGGTCGCAGTCGACGGGCGTCGGCACGTATCGACATCTGATTACCGTACGTGGACTGGAACCTGACAGAGTCCTCGAAATCGCCAGAAGCCGGCCGGATGTCGAGGAGATCTCCCACGTCTCGGGGGACGGCGAGGAAGGGATCTACGAGTTCGTTCTGACGAACCCGCTCATCGAGCAGTTCTTCGATGCCGGCGCGGTGCTGGCTTCCATCACCGCACAGGACGGTGTGGCGACGTTCGTCGTCGAATCTCCCGGCGACGCGGACACTCGAACGTTCGTCGAGATGGCGCAGTCCCGCTACGATGCGACCCTCGTTTCGAAACACGACCTCGATCGGCCCGTGCGCACGGCTGGAGAGTTCTGGAAGACTGTCTCGGATCGGCTCACCGAGCGGCAACGAACCGCACTCCGGCACGCGCATCTTCGCGGATATTTCTCGTGGCCGCGCGATGCGACCGCTGAGGAGATCGCCAGTTCGATGGGCATCAGTTCGCCCACGTTTCACTACCACATCCGGAACGCACAGCGGGCGCTCGTCGAGGCGTACTTCGATAATCTAGAAGACTAG
- a CDS encoding DUF2797 domain-containing protein → MQIVGYETGAGTDREPSLVVSNGGDIEHESLAVGHELAYTLGDRHCAGAVDGTGHVSCDDPAAPYCESHDSTWICARCTGTCLKAEMDCYREHAIYIAAFAPATFKVGVTGRSDPTVRLREQGADRGAILQYVEDGRIAREIEARIAAETPLPDAVRVSRKIDGMSRSIDEDAWRRLLDRFDVEAIHDFQYGFDLDAAPIAETLASGTVLGTKGRLLVLERSRARFAVDMRSLVGHDVEPGATPRALQSDLGSFGT, encoded by the coding sequence GTGCAGATCGTCGGCTACGAGACGGGCGCTGGAACTGACCGGGAGCCGTCGCTCGTCGTCTCGAACGGCGGCGATATCGAACACGAGTCGCTCGCAGTCGGTCACGAACTCGCCTACACGCTCGGCGATCGCCACTGCGCCGGAGCAGTGGACGGAACCGGACACGTTTCGTGTGACGACCCGGCGGCACCGTACTGCGAGTCTCACGACTCGACGTGGATCTGTGCGCGCTGCACCGGGACGTGTCTCAAGGCGGAGATGGACTGCTATCGCGAGCACGCGATATACATCGCGGCGTTCGCCCCCGCAACGTTCAAAGTCGGCGTGACCGGGCGCTCCGATCCGACCGTTCGACTTCGCGAGCAGGGCGCGGATCGAGGCGCGATACTCCAGTACGTCGAGGACGGTCGGATCGCGAGAGAGATCGAAGCCCGGATCGCCGCGGAGACCCCGCTTCCGGACGCCGTCCGCGTATCGAGGAAGATCGACGGGATGAGTCGCTCGATCGACGAGGACGCGTGGCGGCGTCTTCTCGACCGGTTCGACGTCGAGGCGATCCACGACTTCCAGTACGGCTTCGATCTCGACGCCGCGCCCATCGCCGAAACGCTCGCGTCGGGGACGGTCCTCGGAACGAAGGGGCGTCTCCTCGTGCTCGAACGATCCCGCGCGCGGTTCGCCGTCGACATGCGGTCGTTGGTCGGCCACGACGTGGAGCCCGGAGCGACGCCGCGAGCGCTGCAATCCGACCTCGGATCATTCGGTACGTAG
- a CDS encoding BsuPI-related putative proteinase inhibitor — protein MGVMLETALEVTVGDGVSFRFSIVNAGDTPIELTFADACRADFAVFADGVEVWRYSDGRAFAQTLTDAELQPGETAAFEEVWPDPTPGDYTAEATLRVRERAVSARTPFSV, from the coding sequence ATGGGCGTTATGCTCGAGACGGCGCTGGAGGTGACCGTCGGCGATGGCGTCAGTTTTCGCTTCTCCATCGTCAACGCCGGTGATACGCCCATCGAACTCACCTTCGCCGATGCGTGCAGGGCCGACTTCGCGGTGTTCGCCGACGGCGTCGAAGTCTGGCGATACAGCGACGGACGCGCGTTCGCCCAGACGCTCACCGACGCGGAGCTACAGCCCGGCGAGACGGCGGCCTTCGAGGAGGTGTGGCCCGACCCAACGCCGGGCGATTACACCGCTGAGGCGACGCTGCGAGTCCGCGAGCGAGCGGTGTCCGCTCGAACGCCCTTTTCAGTGTGA
- a CDS encoding NAD-dependent epimerase/dehydratase family protein, whose translation MEKTGSSVCITGGGGFVGSHLADRLAADEEVLVADHFENGRREWVPDGVAVVDGDLAESAVLDAAITEQTDTVFHFAADKAVDSDDPNAQFRENTSMTASVLERMREVGCDRIVFTSSSTVYGEAPRPTPEDYAPLEPISMYGAAKLAEESLLSVYAHSYGFEVWNFRFANIVGPRLQLGAVIPDFIHKLREDPTELEILGDGRQEKSYMHIEECLDAIEHVVEHADAPMNTYNLGTRTTTSVRRIADIVADEMGVEPTYQFTGGERGWVGDVPRMRLSIEKLAATGWTPDLSSDDAVRRAVRELL comes from the coding sequence ATGGAGAAAACCGGGTCGAGCGTTTGCATCACGGGCGGCGGCGGATTCGTCGGATCGCATCTGGCAGATAGACTCGCCGCGGACGAGGAGGTCCTGGTCGCTGATCACTTCGAAAACGGCCGGCGCGAGTGGGTTCCCGACGGCGTAGCGGTCGTCGATGGCGATCTCGCGGAGTCGGCCGTTCTGGACGCGGCGATCACGGAGCAGACGGACACCGTCTTTCACTTCGCCGCCGACAAGGCCGTCGACAGCGACGATCCGAACGCGCAGTTCCGCGAGAACACGTCGATGACCGCGTCGGTCCTCGAACGCATGCGCGAGGTCGGCTGCGATCGGATCGTGTTCACGTCGTCGTCGACGGTGTACGGCGAGGCCCCGCGCCCGACGCCGGAGGACTACGCCCCGCTGGAGCCGATCAGTATGTACGGGGCCGCAAAGCTCGCCGAGGAGTCGCTGCTGTCGGTGTACGCCCACAGCTACGGGTTCGAGGTCTGGAACTTCCGCTTCGCGAACATCGTCGGGCCGAGACTGCAACTCGGCGCGGTCATCCCGGACTTCATCCACAAACTCCGCGAGGATCCGACCGAACTCGAGATATTGGGCGACGGCCGCCAGGAGAAGTCCTACATGCACATCGAGGAGTGTCTCGATGCGATCGAACACGTCGTCGAACACGCGGACGCCCCGATGAACACGTACAACCTCGGCACGCGAACCACGACTTCGGTCCGCCGAATCGCCGACATCGTCGCCGACGAGATGGGCGTCGAGCCGACGTATCAGTTCACCGGCGGCGAGCGCGGCTGGGTCGGCGACGTGCCGAGAATGCGGCTCTCGATCGAGAAGCTCGCGGCGACCGGCTGGACCCCGGACCTGTCGTCTGACGACGCCGTTCGACGGGCGGTTCGCGAACTGCTCTGA
- a CDS encoding tRNA (cytidine(56)-2'-O)-methyltransferase, with protein sequence MQAEHEVVVLRLGHRPGRDNRMTTHVGLTARALGADRVVIAGSASGSKETIEDITDRFGGPFDVELTDSPRAVIREWGGTTVHLTMYGLPIQDIEDDVRRDLTDGPLLIVVGAEKVPFDVYERAEYNVSVTNQPHSEVAGLAVFLDRLFEGQELAREWENATHRVVPKETGKKVDPVDET encoded by the coding sequence ATGCAAGCCGAACACGAGGTCGTCGTCCTTCGTTTGGGGCATCGTCCGGGGCGGGACAACCGGATGACGACCCACGTGGGTCTGACCGCTCGGGCGCTCGGCGCGGACCGGGTCGTCATCGCCGGATCGGCGTCAGGGTCCAAAGAGACGATCGAGGACATCACGGATCGGTTCGGCGGCCCCTTCGACGTCGAACTGACCGACAGTCCACGGGCAGTGATCCGCGAGTGGGGCGGGACGACGGTTCATCTGACGATGTACGGACTGCCGATACAGGACATCGAGGACGACGTTCGGCGCGACCTCACAGACGGGCCGCTTTTGATCGTCGTCGGTGCCGAGAAAGTTCCCTTCGACGTCTACGAACGAGCGGAGTACAACGTCAGCGTAACCAACCAACCGCACTCGGAGGTGGCGGGGCTGGCGGTCTTTCTCGATCGGCTCTTCGAAGGCCAGGAGTTAGCGCGCGAGTGGGAGAACGCGACCCATCGGGTCGTTCCGAAGGAGACCGGGAAAAAAGTCGATCCGGTCGACGAGACGTGA
- a CDS encoding HesB/IscA family protein, giving the protein MSQSVQPDDPVSVTEAAADQAISLIENEGYDTDEAGLRLFVQQGGCAGLSYGLRFDVEPEEDDAITRHHGLRVFVDPASQKYIDGSVLDFEGGLQGKGFSVENPNVESECGCGESFRT; this is encoded by the coding sequence ATGAGCCAAAGCGTCCAGCCGGACGACCCCGTATCCGTGACCGAGGCGGCGGCCGATCAAGCAATCTCTCTCATCGAAAACGAGGGGTACGACACCGACGAGGCCGGGCTCCGCTTGTTCGTCCAGCAAGGCGGCTGTGCCGGACTCTCCTACGGACTTCGCTTCGACGTAGAACCGGAGGAAGACGATGCCATCACTCGCCACCACGGGCTCAGAGTGTTCGTCGATCCGGCGAGCCAAAAGTACATCGACGGTTCGGTCCTTGACTTCGAGGGCGGTCTCCAGGGCAAGGGGTTCAGCGTCGAGAACCCGAACGTCGAAAGCGAGTGTGGGTGCGGCGAATCGTTCCGGACCTGA
- a CDS encoding DUF7553 family protein, whose amino-acid sequence MNKHFQDAKYYLKRAGETAKAGVSEELEPIRERVDELVDREEEEPEPGRFDEVRQDLKELQAKAEGETREAIADARQRIDSYRGDRSDA is encoded by the coding sequence ATGAATAAACATTTCCAGGACGCCAAATACTACCTGAAACGGGCCGGTGAGACCGCCAAAGCGGGCGTCTCAGAGGAACTGGAACCGATCCGCGAACGGGTCGACGAACTCGTCGACCGCGAGGAAGAGGAGCCGGAACCGGGGCGCTTCGACGAGGTCCGACAGGATCTCAAGGAGCTACAGGCCAAAGCGGAGGGCGAGACCCGCGAAGCCATCGCCGACGCTCGCCAGCGGATCGACAGCTACCGCGGCGACCGAAGCGACGCCTGA
- a CDS encoding DUF5796 family protein, with protein MTERSDIAPQTLHVSLEPEGVEVEYLDGRSVFYHGVPQKRDESVVCPPGRDVHVLVTSPAETEGVMVYVNDRSTHDEILESTGVGRVILERGEETSLFPGVEAANHGYRIEVTADPTVARGRVFVFAEDQTGEASYELVASDDGAEASDSNDTIETTGEA; from the coding sequence ATGACCGAGCGAAGCGACATCGCACCGCAGACGCTTCACGTTTCCCTCGAACCCGAAGGCGTCGAAGTGGAGTATCTCGACGGCCGATCGGTGTTCTACCACGGCGTCCCACAGAAACGCGACGAAAGCGTCGTCTGCCCACCCGGTCGTGACGTGCACGTGCTCGTCACGTCCCCCGCGGAGACGGAGGGTGTCATGGTGTACGTCAACGATCGAAGCACCCACGACGAGATCCTCGAATCGACCGGCGTCGGGCGAGTCATCCTGGAACGCGGTGAGGAGACCTCGCTCTTTCCGGGCGTCGAGGCGGCGAATCACGGATACCGGATCGAGGTCACTGCCGACCCGACGGTTGCCCGCGGTCGCGTGTTCGTCTTCGCGGAGGATCAGACCGGGGAGGCGTCCTACGAACTCGTCGCATCGGACGACGGGGCTGAAGCGTCCGACTCCAACGACACGATCGAGACGACGGGGGAAGCGTAA
- a CDS encoding DUF7508 domain-containing protein: MPLKKAWEPLERSTVAGVPDRYGVYELGDDDGVVIAVEHGPLRDELKEALAYGDGRRVRWQTTQNRAEAERLADEHRDRLASR, translated from the coding sequence ATGCCGCTGAAAAAGGCCTGGGAGCCGCTCGAACGATCGACGGTCGCCGGAGTTCCCGACCGGTACGGTGTCTATGAACTCGGGGATGACGACGGCGTCGTCATCGCCGTCGAACACGGCCCGTTGCGCGACGAGTTGAAGGAGGCGCTCGCCTACGGGGACGGACGACGGGTTCGGTGGCAAACGACACAGAACCGCGCGGAAGCAGAGCGCCTAGCTGACGAACACCGCGATCGATTGGCCTCTCGGTGA
- a CDS encoding DUF7128 family protein, producing MVATTERDGSTWYECEKCGLLFDDRTDAAQHEENCDAEGPSYIQ from the coding sequence ATGGTCGCGACCACAGAGCGGGACGGTTCGACGTGGTACGAGTGCGAAAAGTGCGGACTACTCTTCGACGACCGGACGGACGCAGCACAACACGAGGAGAACTGCGACGCCGAGGGGCCGAGCTACATTCAGTGA
- a CDS encoding AAA family ATPase, whose product MARQVTLTVKGAEKRDAGRGVARLPESARRSLGVLSGDTVVIEGGRPTVAKVWPAGGTDGIVRIDAETRANADATIGETVTVAPVSIAEADRVVVEIPVSADDELLDAIASDLRDRPLRTGETIRLERPGVRATVVEAAPDGTVRVTGKTSVRVRERPPHDAKTDRVQTDAAERAAPEPTSDVTYEDIGGLDDELEQVREMIELPLSEPELFRKLGVEPPSGVLLYGPPGTGKTLIAKAVANEVDAHFEVIDGPEIVSKYKGESEERLREVFERAVENQPAVVFIDEIDSIAGTRDEDADMENRVVAQLLTLMDGLDDRGQVIVVGATNRVDAIDPALRRGGRFDREIEIGAPDERGRREILDVHTRTMPLADDVDLEYLATRTHGFVGADIHSLATEAAMRALRDRDAREELSITRADFEAALTAVDPSTMREYVAETPHATFEDVGGLEEAKRVLTEAVEWPLSYAALFEATNTDPPSGILLYGPPGTGKTLLARALAGESDVNFVSVAGPELLDKYVGESEKAVREVFDRARQAAPAIVFFDEIDALAGVRGNASEATERVVSQLLAELDGLSENPNVVVIAATNRRDALDHALLRPGRLESHVEVPTPDVDARREILAVHTAGKPIGEDVSFDDLADRTDGFSGAELESLVRDASMRAIRELADEVGPEAATERATEIEIGSAHFEAALSAVENKRFEKSAQTSS is encoded by the coding sequence ATGGCCCGGCAGGTCACGCTGACGGTGAAGGGTGCGGAAAAACGGGATGCGGGGCGCGGCGTCGCCCGCCTGCCGGAATCCGCGCGGCGCTCGCTCGGCGTCTTGAGTGGTGACACGGTCGTCATCGAGGGGGGTCGACCGACCGTTGCGAAGGTGTGGCCCGCGGGCGGGACAGACGGGATCGTACGGATCGACGCCGAAACGCGCGCCAACGCCGACGCCACAATCGGCGAGACGGTGACCGTCGCCCCCGTCTCGATCGCCGAGGCTGACCGGGTCGTCGTCGAGATCCCCGTGAGCGCCGACGACGAGTTGCTCGATGCGATCGCGAGCGATCTTCGTGATCGACCGCTTCGGACGGGGGAAACGATCCGCCTCGAACGCCCCGGCGTTCGGGCGACAGTCGTCGAGGCGGCACCGGACGGAACCGTCCGCGTCACAGGAAAAACCTCCGTACGAGTACGAGAACGACCCCCACACGACGCCAAAACGGATCGCGTGCAGACGGACGCGGCGGAGCGTGCCGCCCCCGAGCCAACCTCGGACGTCACGTACGAGGACATCGGCGGTCTGGACGACGAACTCGAACAGGTCCGCGAGATGATCGAACTCCCGCTGTCCGAACCCGAGCTGTTCCGGAAACTGGGCGTCGAGCCGCCGTCCGGCGTGCTTCTGTACGGGCCGCCCGGGACCGGCAAGACACTCATCGCGAAGGCCGTCGCCAACGAGGTCGACGCGCACTTCGAGGTTATCGACGGCCCGGAGATCGTTTCGAAGTACAAAGGCGAGAGCGAAGAGCGACTCAGAGAGGTGTTCGAGCGCGCGGTCGAGAACCAGCCCGCGGTCGTCTTCATCGACGAGATCGACTCGATTGCCGGCACCCGCGACGAGGACGCCGACATGGAGAATCGGGTCGTCGCCCAGCTGTTGACGCTCATGGACGGGCTCGATGATCGGGGCCAAGTCATCGTCGTCGGCGCGACGAATCGGGTGGACGCGATCGATCCCGCGTTGCGGCGCGGCGGTCGATTCGATCGGGAGATCGAGATTGGCGCGCCCGACGAGCGGGGGCGACGTGAGATCCTCGACGTGCACACCCGCACGATGCCGCTGGCCGACGACGTCGACCTCGAATATCTAGCCACTAGAACGCACGGGTTCGTCGGTGCGGACATCCACTCGCTCGCCACCGAGGCGGCGATGCGCGCGCTCCGCGATCGGGACGCTCGCGAGGAACTGTCGATCACGAGGGCCGATTTTGAGGCCGCGCTGACGGCCGTCGATCCGTCGACGATGCGGGAGTACGTTGCGGAGACGCCGCACGCGACGTTCGAGGACGTCGGGGGGCTCGAGGAAGCCAAGCGGGTCCTCACCGAGGCGGTCGAGTGGCCGCTCTCGTACGCGGCGCTCTTCGAGGCGACGAACACCGATCCACCCTCCGGGATCCTGCTGTACGGGCCGCCCGGGACCGGTAAGACGCTGTTGGCCCGAGCGCTCGCGGGCGAGAGCGACGTCAACTTCGTCTCCGTCGCGGGGCCGGAACTGCTCGATAAGTACGTCGGCGAGTCCGAAAAGGCCGTCCGCGAGGTGTTCGACCGCGCGCGCCAGGCGGCCCCGGCGATCGTCTTCTTCGACGAGATCGACGCGCTGGCCGGGGTTCGAGGCAACGCGAGCGAAGCCACTGAACGCGTCGTCTCGCAGCTGCTCGCGGAGCTCGACGGGCTCTCCGAGAACCCGAACGTCGTCGTCATCGCGGCGACGAACCGTCGCGACGCGCTCGATCACGCGCTGTTGCGTCCCGGTCGACTCGAATCACACGTCGAGGTTCCGACCCCCGACGTCGATGCCAGACGCGAGATACTGGCGGTTCACACCGCCGGAAAACCGATCGGTGAGGACGTGTCGTTCGACGATCTGGCCGATCGAACGGACGGCTTTTCGGGGGCGGAGCTCGAATCGCTCGTCCGCGATGCATCCATGCGAGCGATCCGCGAACTGGCTGACGAAGTCGGCCCGGAGGCGGCTACGGAGCGGGCCACCGAGATCGAGATCGGGTCGGCTCACTTCGAAGCGGCGCTCTCGGCGGTGGAAAACAAACGGTTCGAAAAGTCCGCTCAGACCAGCAGTTGA
- a CDS encoding DsrE/DsrF/DrsH-like family protein, with the protein MSTDTQPGSDATLSAEEVAELQARVDDLESELSDVRTAVDDDTKKMVIIATKGTLDMAYPPLILASTAAAFGYDVTVFHTFWGLEILHEENSKDLQLSSVGNPNMPVPNAIAALPGMDRMTTRMMRNKISDNEVASVEELIDISLDSGVDLQACQMTIDLLGYDENDFYDGVTTGVGAASAFQEMVDADIQLLV; encoded by the coding sequence ATGAGTACGGACACACAACCGGGATCGGACGCGACGCTTTCGGCCGAGGAGGTCGCCGAACTACAGGCCCGCGTCGACGATCTCGAATCCGAGCTGTCGGACGTTCGAACGGCGGTCGACGACGACACGAAGAAGATGGTCATCATCGCGACGAAGGGAACGCTCGACATGGCGTACCCGCCGCTCATCCTCGCGAGCACAGCCGCCGCGTTCGGCTACGATGTGACCGTCTTCCACACGTTCTGGGGGCTCGAGATCCTTCACGAGGAGAACTCGAAGGACCTCCAGTTGAGCTCGGTTGGGAACCCGAACATGCCCGTCCCGAACGCGATCGCCGCCCTTCCGGGGATGGACCGGATGACTACCCGGATGATGCGGAATAAGATCTCCGACAACGAAGTCGCGAGCGTCGAGGAGCTGATCGATATCTCCCTCGACAGCGGCGTCGATCTGCAGGCCTGCCAGATGACGATCGATCTGCTTGGCTACGACGAGAACGACTTCTACGACGGCGTCACGACCGGCGTCGGCGCCGCCTCGGCGTTCCAAGAGATGGTCGACGCCGACATTCAACTGCTGGTCTGA
- a CDS encoding sulfurtransferase TusA family protein, which yields MSTETTSETLDVKGQNCPMPVIKTKGAFEELAAGESLEVVSTDSGSMSDIAGWANSTDDAELLDQVEATEGGESVYKHYIQKAE from the coding sequence ATGAGTACGGAAACCACATCCGAGACGCTCGACGTGAAAGGACAGAACTGCCCGATGCCGGTCATCAAGACGAAAGGCGCCTTCGAGGAGCTCGCTGCGGGCGAGTCCCTCGAAGTCGTTTCAACGGACTCCGGAAGCATGAGCGACATCGCCGGATGGGCGAACTCGACCGACGACGCCGAGTTGCTCGATCAAGTCGAAGCGACCGAGGGCGGCGAATCGGTGTACAAACACTACATCCAGAAGGCGGAGTGA
- a CDS encoding MBL fold metallo-hydrolase, whose product MEAMDFPTPESNVESITPESLKARIDRGEDVTVLDARMAGDYEEWRIDGETVESINVPYFEFLDEEIDDDVLASIPDDEHVTVLCAKGGASEYVAGALADRGYDVDHLEEGMNGWASIYEAHEVSEYDGSGTLLQYQRPSSGCLGYLVYDDDEAAVIDPLRAFTDRYLADAEELGVELKYAFDTHIHADHISGLRNLGAAGVEAVLPEAAADRGVTYADDVTLTTDGDTFEVGDATIETVFTPGHTTGMTSYLVDGSLLATGDGLFIESVARPDLEDGDEGAPDAARMLYDSLQNRVLTLDDDVLVGGAHFSDAAKAAEDGTYTAPIGELKSRMDALSMDEADFVELVLSDMPPRPANYVNIIATNLGQEEIDDEEAFTLELGPNNCAASQDALTSD is encoded by the coding sequence ATAGAAGCGATGGACTTCCCGACCCCCGAATCGAACGTCGAATCGATCACGCCGGAATCACTCAAGGCACGCATCGATCGCGGCGAGGACGTGACGGTCCTCGATGCGCGCATGGCGGGCGACTACGAGGAGTGGCGAATCGACGGCGAGACCGTCGAGTCTATCAACGTTCCGTACTTCGAATTCCTCGACGAGGAGATCGATGATGACGTGCTCGCATCGATACCCGACGACGAGCACGTGACCGTTCTTTGTGCGAAAGGCGGCGCGAGCGAATACGTCGCGGGTGCGCTTGCGGACCGAGGATACGACGTCGATCACCTCGAGGAAGGCATGAACGGCTGGGCGTCGATCTACGAGGCCCACGAGGTCTCCGAGTACGACGGTAGTGGGACGCTCCTGCAGTACCAACGCCCCTCGAGCGGCTGTCTCGGCTACCTCGTCTACGACGATGACGAGGCCGCTGTGATCGATCCGCTTCGAGCGTTCACCGACCGCTATCTCGCGGACGCCGAGGAACTCGGCGTCGAGCTCAAATACGCCTTCGACACCCACATTCACGCCGACCACATCTCCGGACTTCGCAATCTCGGTGCAGCGGGCGTCGAAGCGGTCCTCCCCGAAGCCGCCGCCGATCGAGGCGTCACCTACGCGGACGATGTCACGCTGACGACCGACGGCGACACCTTCGAAGTCGGCGACGCGACCATCGAGACGGTGTTCACCCCCGGACACACGACCGGGATGACCTCCTACCTCGTCGACGGATCGTTACTCGCGACCGGCGACGGCCTCTTCATCGAGAGCGTCGCTCGTCCTGACCTTGAAGACGGCGACGAGGGCGCACCCGACGCGGCGCGCATGCTGTACGACTCCCTGCAGAATCGCGTCCTCACTCTCGACGACGACGTGCTCGTCGGCGGTGCCCACTTCAGCGACGCCGCAAAAGCGGCCGAAGACGGTACCTACACGGCACCGATTGGCGAGCTGAAGTCACGGATGGATGCGCTCTCGATGGACGAAGCGGACTTCGTCGAACTGGTACTCTCGGATATGCCGCCCCGCCCGGCCAACTACGTGAACATCATCGCGACCAACCTCGGCCAAGAGGAGATCGACGACGAGGAAGCGTTCACGCTCGAGTTGGGGCCGAACAACTGCGCCGCAAGCCAGGATGCGCTCACGAGTGACTGA
- a CDS encoding YeeE/YedE family protein, whose product MITQLLGSGAVETLFPNGIYRYAVGGILVGAATALIYFGTGIAAGASTFLESTLSYVSDQERFQQYRPSRDWRVVFTIGIIGGAAIYALIYQGEPWSLTGSAWVTEIQPWRLFFGGILVGIGTRIGKGCTSGHGICGVGSVSRTSLVGVATFLIVAIITANLVAAAGVTP is encoded by the coding sequence ATGATCACGCAACTCCTCGGATCCGGGGCGGTCGAGACGCTGTTTCCGAACGGGATCTACCGCTACGCTGTCGGCGGGATCCTCGTCGGTGCAGCGACCGCGTTGATCTACTTCGGCACCGGGATCGCTGCCGGGGCGAGCACGTTTCTCGAATCGACGCTGTCGTACGTTTCGGATCAAGAGCGGTTCCAGCAGTATCGACCGTCCCGCGATTGGCGGGTCGTGTTCACGATCGGTATCATTGGCGGCGCGGCGATCTACGCCCTGATCTATCAGGGTGAGCCGTGGTCGCTGACGGGCAGCGCGTGGGTCACCGAGATACAGCCGTGGCGGCTGTTCTTCGGCGGGATCCTCGTCGGCATCGGAACCCGGATCGGGAAGGGGTGTACGTCCGGTCACGGGATCTGCGGCGTCGGATCGGTCTCTCGAACCTCGCTAGTCGGGGTCGCGACCTTCCTGATCGTCGCGATTATCACCGCGAACCTCGTCGCGGCCGCGGGGGTGACGCCATGA